The Vibrio aerogenes nucleotide sequence GCTGCAAAAGCCGTTGATACGGATGCAGAGATTGCCATGACAAGTGAAGCAATCTTCACTGACGTTTTTATTAATTTCATATTTTTAACACCTTCGTTTTAAACAACCACGAACAATATGAAACATCGGTTTAATTTATGCAAAAGCTTTTTTCATTCATTATTAAAATTTGTGGATTCAGACAATAAAATAATAAAACAATATTGACATAAGAATAAGTTAAACGGTATGCAGGTATAAATAATTAAATAAATAAAAAACATTTCATAATATTTAATAAATTACAACATTTTAACAACAATCCCTTTAAAAACATATAATTACATATATGGAACAATATACCAAATAATAAAATAACTACACAACCCCAGTGCTAAACTATATTCAGCAGTGTAAATTACTTTTCAAAAACAGCTCATGAGAATATAAACAGAATAGGTGTAGATAAAGATCATCACAATGATATAAAACTTCTTTTACATAAACATATTTTAGAGTAATAACTTAATTTTAAATTACCGTACAGGTCACTAATTAATTAGTATCATTAAGATCTCATGAAATACTGTTTTTCCTGAAAAAATCACATTCCACTCACATTGACAAATAATTATATTGTGAGGTAAATCATAGATAGATTGATAATATAATTAATAGCAATCAATAAATAACACGTCGTTTTTTATTTTTATATTAATAAACTAATCATTTATTAATTCGGATAATCACTTTTATTGTTTTAAATCACAATAAGTCTGATATCTGTCAAAAAGTATTCTGCTTTGCCAGCTTAATCACCTTTTCTGTCATACCAACTTATTTTCTGTTAAACATTAACATCGGTAACACTGAATGCATTCGTTCATTTTCTTGAGTTCAAAAGCACTGGATACCTTTTGAATAAAGATAATGATTCATAAAGAGGTGGTGATAACAGCGGGATGCTCAAATCCTATCTATATTCATAGTGAACCTGTGTTTAAGATATCTTGAAAAGTTATCATCAAAACATCTCAAACAGCCAAATGAAAGAGAGAGATCACAGAATATCAACACAAAATATATGAAGGTCAGCCCGCAAAACAGAAAAAATATGAACGACGAAATGACGTCAGGGTACATGAGCCAGCCACGTATCATATGGCTGTAATGAATGTTGTCATAAACTGATTTTCTGAATAGTTTCAAGACTTAAATAGTAACCAGAAAACAAAAGTGAGTACATTCAATCAATAGAATTGACATTTTGCTTACAAACAAGTGTTCTCTGGTATGATATCTTTTCGGGTATTTCAGTGTTGAATATTATGTCAGTAAAATGATAACTTAAACACTAAAAAGACGTGCTTCACCTGAAGTACAAATTAGTCTAGTATTGTTATTAATAAAAATATCCATAACTCGTGAATGAAAAAAAGTAATCTGGAAACGAACACAGGTCATCGCTTCATCTCTAAAGCGAAAACAGCCTACAAAATTCATATCCACACACCAGATGACAAAGTATTGCACCGCTCAGTCGGATTTATCCGGATTGGCGATAAGAAAGGTCTGAAGAAGGCCATCAAACTACGCAATGAACTTGGTCGTCAAATGTGGGGAAGGTTTTGGCGTATGCTATTGAAAGATCCTTACCTGATGACCCGTCTTCCCCATAGCCTTGAACCTAAAATAATTTATAAGCCCAGACCAACCAAAGATAACCCTGATTACAGGGATGCTTGCTACATAGCAGCATGGCGAACATATACTGAAGATGGTACCTGCCACTTCAAAAGTGTTGTCTGCTCTATCAATAAGCATGGTAAATTAGCGGCTTACAGTAAAACCAAGAAAGCACTGCTTGAAGCGCATAAAGACTATCTTGACATACTGCTTTACATGGGAAGACTCAACAGCATTGATTTAAAATAACATCACCATCTCACCAACCCCAAAAATCAGAACAAGGTACCTGACCTGTCCGCACACCTGAATACTGATAACTTTTCTGTTGAATTGACGCTTGTCTTTGTCCACGATTCCGGTGGAAAAGTATCTCCATGGCGTGTTTATCTTTCCCGGATACAAAAAATGCCGGCTTTCATGCCAGCATTCTCATCATTCAGAAATAGATCTTATTGAGCATTTGCTTCTCTGGCTTCGATAAAGGCAATTGCCATCTCAATACGTTGAACCACCCGCGCCTTACCAATCAGATTCATGGTTGCATCAACAGATGGTGACTGGCCGATACCAGTGACGGCAACACGTAATGGCATTCCAACTTTACCCATCCCCACTTCAAGCGCTTCACATACATCAGCAATCACCTGATGCAGATTCTCTGTATTCCACACTGTAAGCGCTTTTATTTTTTCTAACGCAAGAGAAAGTGGTGCTTTGGCAACGCCTCTCAGATGCTTTTTCGCAGCGCCTGGCTCAAAATCATCAAAGTCTTCGTAAAAATAGCGGGATTGTTGTGCCAGTTCGACCAATGTATTACAGCGCTCACCCACCAACTGAATCACATCAGTAATTGCAGGGCCATTTTCTTTGTGAATTCCCTGCTGGTCCAGATGCCATTGTAAATGTTTAGCCACATATTCAGGATCTGAGTTTTTAATGTATTGATTATTCAGCCAAAGCAGTTTATCAGTATTAAATGCCGAAGCAGATTTGCTGATAGCATCCAGGCTAAAATATTCAATCATTTCATCCCGGGTGAAGATCTCCTGGTCACCATGAGACCATCCCAAACGAACCAGATAGTTATTGAGTGCGTTCGGTAAATAACCTTCATCACGATACTGCATGACAGAAACCGCACCATGTCGCTTAGATAATTTTGCACCATCGTCACCTAAAATCATGGCGCAATGTGCGAAAGT carries:
- a CDS encoding Fe3+-citrate ABC transporter substrate-binding protein; this translates as MKKSNLETNTGHRFISKAKTAYKIHIHTPDDKVLHRSVGFIRIGDKKGLKKAIKLRNELGRQMWGRFWRMLLKDPYLMTRLPHSLEPKIIYKPRPTKDNPDYRDACYIAAWRTYTEDGTCHFKSVVCSINKHGKLAAYSKTKKALLEAHKDYLDILLYMGRLNSIDLK
- the gltX gene encoding glutamate--tRNA ligase; this encodes MTVKTRFAPSPTGFLHVGGARTALYSWLYAKNQGGEFVLRIEDTDLERSTQEAVDAILEGMSWLELNWDEGPYYQTKRFDRYNEVVDQLLAAGKAYKCYASKDLLDEIRAEQEANKEHPRYDANHPKIKAVNEAAKDGDPYVVRFCNPKEGSVVFDDQIRGRIEIRNDQLDDLIIRRTDGSPTYNFCVVVDDWDMGITHVVRGEDHINNTARQINIYLALEAPVPTFAHCAMILGDDGAKLSKRHGAVSVMQYRDEGYLPNALNNYLVRLGWSHGDQEIFTRDEMIEYFSLDAISKSASAFNTDKLLWLNNQYIKNSDPEYVAKHLQWHLDQQGIHKENGPAITDVIQLVGERCNTLVELAQQSRYFYEDFDDFEPGAAKKHLRGVAKAPLSLALEKIKALTVWNTENLHQVIADVCEALEVGMGKVGMPLRVAVTGIGQSPSVDATMNLIGKARVVQRIEMAIAFIEAREANAQ